The DNA sequence GCCATTAAGTTAGGCAAGAGATAGACACCTATGTTAGACACCAAATTTCATGAACTCCTAGACTTCCCCGCGGCCTTCCCTTTCAAAGTCGTGGGCGACGCCAGAGACACACTCGCCGATGACGTCGTTGCCGTTGTGCAGCGTCACGTGCCAGGCGACTATATGCCAACCTCCAGGGCCT is a window from the Shewanella loihica PV-4 genome containing:
- the ybeD gene encoding DUF493 family protein YbeD translates to MLDTKFHELLDFPAAFPFKVVGDARDTLADDVVAVVQRHVPGDYMPTSRASSKGSYHSITVKVTVHSKEQIELLYIELAAIEGVKRVL